GCCCTTGCCGACAATTCCGGTTACTCCCCGTTCCTGAGCACCGAGCAGAAGGTCACGCTGCTGGAGACCGCCGACCCGGTCGCCCGGCTGAAGCTCGCCACCGAGCAGCTGCGTGAGCACCTCGCCGAGCAGGATGTCGCCGAGTCCATCGCGAAGGACGTCCAGGAAGGCGTCGACAAGCAGCAGCGCGAGTTCCTGCTGCGGCGCCAGCTCGAAGCCGTCCGCAAGGAGCTGCGCGAGCTGAACGGCGACGCCAAGGAGGGCGAGGAGTCCGACGACTACCGGACCCGCGTCGAGGCCGCCGACCTCCCCGAGAACGTCCGCGAGGCCGCGCTCAAGGAAGTCGACAAGCTGGAGCGGTCCAGCGACCAGTCGCCCGAGGGCGGCTGGATCCGGACCTGGCTCGACACGGTCCTGGAACTGCCGTGGAACGAGCGGACCGAGGACGAGTACGACATCCAGGGCGCCAAGGGCATCCTGGACGCCGAGCACGCCGGTCTGGAGGACGTGAAGGAGCGCATCACCGAGTACCTGGCCGTGCGCAAGCGGCGTTCCGAGCGTGGTCTCGGCGTCGTCGGCGGGCGGCGCGGCGGTGCCGTGCTCGCGCTCGTCGGTCCGCCCGGTGTCGGCAAGACCTCGCTCGGCGAGTCCGTCGCGCACGCCATGGGCCGCAAGTTCGTCCGGGTCGCGCTCGGCGGCGTACGGGACGAGGCCGAGATCCGAGGCCACCGGCGTACATACGTCGGCGCGCTGCCCGGCCGTATCGTCCGCGCCATCAAGGAGGCCGGGTCCATGAACCCGGTGGTCCTGCTGGACGAGATCGACAAGGTCGGCTCCGACTTCCGCGGCGACCCCGCCGCGGCGCTGCTCGAAGTCCTCGACCCCGCCCAGAACCACACCTTCCGGGACCACTACCTGGAGGTCGAGCTCGACCTCAGCGACGTGGTGTTCCTGGCGACGGCCAACGTGCTCGAAGCCATCCCGGAGGCGCTGCTCGACCGTATGGAACTGGTCCGGCTCGACGGGTACACCGAGGACGAGAAGGTCGTCATCGCCCGTGACCACCTGCTGCCGCGTCAGCTGGAGCGGGCCGGTCTGGAGAAGGAGGAGGTCGCGCTCGACGAGAGCGCGCTGCGCAAGCTCGCCGGGGAGTACACCCGGGAAGCGGGCGTACGCAACCTGGAGCGGGCCGTCGCACGCCTGCTCCGCAAGGTCGCGGCGCAGCACGAACTCGGCGAGCGGGTGCTGCCCTTCACGGTGACCGACGCCGACCTGCGCGGGCTCGTCGGACGGCCGCACCACGTGCCCGAGTCCGCCCAGGACCCGGCCGAGCGCCGTACCGCGGTGCCCGGTGTCGCCACCGGTCTGGCCGTGACGGGCGCGGGCGGTGACGTCCTCTTCGTGGAGGCGTCGCTGGCCGACCCGGAGACCGGCGCGGCCGGTCTGACCCTGACCGGACAGCTGGGTGACGTGATGAAGGAGTCGGCGCAGATCGCGCTCTCCTTCCTCCGCTCGCACGGCGCCGAGCTGGAACTGCCGGTCGGCGACCTGAAGGACCGGGGCGTGCACATCCACTTCCCGGCGGGCGCGGTCCCCAAGGACGGTCCGAGCGCGGGCGTCACCATGACGACGGCGCTGGCCTCGCTCCTGTCCGGCCGACTGGTCCGCACGGACGTGGCGATGACGGGTGAGGTCTCACTGACCGGCCGTGTCCTGCCCATCGGCGGGGTGAAGCAGAAGCTGCTCGCCGCGCACCGGGCGGGTGTCACCACGGTCATCATCCCGAAGCGCAACGAGGCCGACCTGGACGACGTCCCGGCCGAGGTGCTGGAGAAGCTGGACGTCCACGCCGTCACGGACGTCCGCCAGGTCCTGGAACTGGCGCTGTCGCCGGCGATGAACGGCGCGACGTCGGAGGTTCCGGTAGCGGCGTGACGGACGCTGCCGGAAGGGAAGGCCCGGGTCCCGTGAGGGAGGCCCGGGCCTTCGCCGTGCCGTCAGCCGTTTGTGTCGGCTGTCGGCCGACATCGGTCGACTGAAATCTGAAATCTGAAATCTGAAATCTGTCAGCTGTCAGCTGTCAGCTGTCAGCCGTCAGCCGCCATCGGTCATCGGCCTCGGTCAGCCGTTGGCCAGCGCCTGCACCCGGTCCAGCCCGCCGTTGAACTTGTCGTGGTCACCGACCGTCGGTCCGGACGAGGTGTACTGCCACATCGTGTAGTACGCCCAGCCGGCCGGCAGCGCGCCGGGGTCGGCGGCGTAACGGGCGATCCACAGGGGGTTGGCGGAGGCGAAGCCGCCGTAGTTGCCGGTGCAGTCGCTCCACCAGCTGGTCGCCGTGTAGATCACGGCGTCCCGGCCGGTGCGCGCCTTGTACTGGGCCAGGAAGCTGCTGATCCAGCTGACCATCGCGCTCTGGGTCTTGCCGTAGCAGGCGGCCCCGTACGGGTTCCACTCGATGTCGAGCGTGCCCGGCAGCGTCCTGCCGTCACCGGACCAGCCGCCGCCGTGGTCCACGAAGTAGTTGGCCTGGGTGGCGCCGCTCGTCGTGTCGGGGGTCGCGAAGTGGTACGCGCCGCGGATCATGCCGACGTTGTACGAGCCGTTGTACTGCTGGGCGAAGTAGGGGTTCGTGTAGTAGGTCCCCTCGGTGGCCTTGGTGTAGGCCCACTTGACCCCGCTGCTCCACAGGGTCGACCAGGCGACGTTGCCCTGGTAGCCGCTGACGTCCACGCCTTCCGTCTGGGTGGCGTCACCGGTGGTGGGCGTGCCGGCCTGGCCGTCGTGCGCGAGGACGCCCATGCCCAGGCGGGCCGAGCCCCGGGCGGGTGTGTCGGCGGCCGAGGAGGGCGGGGCGGAGAGGGCGCAGAGCAGGGAGAAGGCGGCGAGCAGGGTTCCCGGCGCGAGCAGGCGCAGGCGGTTCGGCGTTCCGGATCTGTGCACGGGCATGACGGGCCTCCGAAGGGCTCGATGGAGCCAGGTGGGGGGAACGGTGCGGACATCCGTGCCGTGAGTGGTGCGGGCATGTGTGCCGTGAGTGGGGGGTCAGGTCCTCGTCGACCTGGCGGCATGGGCATGCCATTGGGTGCCTGTTCACGAAGCTACGCACGGGGAGAACGCGCTGGGAAGAGGGGCCGTGGGCTGCCGTTGGTCTACGCCTGAGAAATACTTACGGAGCTGTGGCTATGGCCACCTTTTGGCGGAAACTTTCAGAGTCGGGAAACCGGGTGAGGGGCAGACGTGCGCGAGGACAGGAACGGAGGCCGACGTCCGGCCGGCCTCGACGGGCCGGGCAGGGGTGTGGACCAGCCCGCCGCGCACGGCGGCCCGGACCCGGAGTTCCTCTCCCTGGAGCGCGAGTTGACCGTGTTCCTGCGCCGTGCCCGCGCCAACCAGGGTGAGATGGCCCGTGAGGTCCATCCGGACCTGGAGTCCGCCGCGTACGGACTCCTCGTACGCCTCGACGAGTGGGGCCGCCAGCGCGCCACCGAACTGGCCGCCTACATCGGCGTCGGCAAGGCCACCATGTCCCGCCAGCTGCGCGCCCTGGAGGAGCTCGGCCTCGTCGCCCGTGAGCCCGACCCCGCCGACGGCCGTGCCTGGCTCGTCCACCTCACCGAGGAGGGCCGCGGCCGGGTCGGCCAGGTGCGCGAGGCCCGGCGCGCCCGGTACGTGAGTGAGCTCGCCCACTGGGATCCTCACGAGGTCGCGGAGCTGGCGCGGCTGCTGCACCAGCTGAACCTCGGCATGGAGAAGTAGGAGGAGGCGGGCGTGGACGAGGAATTCCCCGCGCTGGAGCGGGAGCTGACCCTGCTGCTGCGGCGCGCCCGGGCCAGTTCCGGCGAGATGGCCCGAGAGGTCCACCCCGACCTGGAGGCCTCCGCGTACGGGCTCCTCTTCCGCCTCGACGAGTGCGGCCGTCAGCGCGCCACCGAACTGGCCGCGTACATCGGCGTCGGCAAGGCCACGATGTCCCGTCAGCTCCATGCCCTGGAGGAGCTCGGTCTGGTCGCCCGTGAGCCCGATCCCGTCGACGGGCGTGCCTGGCTCGTCCGTCTCACGGACGAGGGCCGGCACCGGTTCCGTACGGTGCGGGAGGCGCGCCGGGCACGGTACGTCCGTGAACTCGCGGGCTGGGACCCGCGCGAGGTCGCCGAACTGGCCCGGTTGCTCCACCAGCTGAACCGGGGCATGGAGAAGTAACGCTCCGATCCGCCCCGCTCACCACTCCACGAAGACCACCGTCGCGTCGTCGTGCGTCTTGCTCCGCCTCAGCCGTGCCCGCGCCTCGGCGTCGGCCCGCTCCAGAGTCCGTACGCGGTCCACGAGGGACTGGGCGCCCTCCTTGCGGACGACGGTGAACAGGCCGCCCCAGTCGCCCTCCCCGAACTTCTCCACCCAACGGGTCGCCCCGTCCGTCAGGGCGGCCAGGGCACGGACCTCGGCCCGGGGCACGGTCCCCGTCACAGCCCGGGCCGCGACCGAGGGATCGGCGGCGGCCGTGAAGAAGCCCCCCTCCTTGTTGCGGACGGTCGCGTCGGCGATCACGTCCGAGGCGAGAGAGGCGCGGGGGACACGGGTGAGGCGGTCGTCCAGGACCGGTGTCACCTCGCCCGCGGGGGACTCCAGCAAAAGGGCGGAGTCCGAGAGGACCAGGTACTCGACGAGGTCGGCCGACCAGCGGGCGAGGACCACGGTTGCCTGCGGCGTGCGCGGGTGAGAAAGGTCACAGGTGTCGGAGTGGGCCTCGGAAGCGCGCCGGATGGACCGGGAAAGGATCTCCGCCAAGGTCAGATCCCGGCGGGAAACGGACAGTTCGGTCAGGGCTCCGCCGAGGTGTGCGGAGAACCAGTGGACGGAATGCAGACAGCCGTCGTCGCCCGGCGGGGGAGTCACGCCGTCGAGGACGACCAGTGATCCTCCTTGTCCTGACGCCGGAAGGCCGACCGATGCGAAGTCCTCATTGGGGCGGGCCGGGTCGCCCGGCTCTGAGACGAGTTCGGTGCGCATTCAGCCAGTCTGCACGAGCCCTTCACAAGGTCCACGAAAGGCTGGCAACGGTCGCAGGGCCGGTGCGGACCAGCAGCTCAGCCGCCGGGTTTGGCATGGAATGATCGACTCCGGCAAGGCGTGGCGGCGAATATTGCCAAAGCGCGCCGCAGACGTCCAACCGGCCCGCCGTGCAGGGGGGTCGCACGCGCCACA
This portion of the Streptomyces mirabilis genome encodes:
- the lon gene encoding endopeptidase La, with the translated sequence MASTSTPLTLPVLPLDDEVVLPGMVVPLDLNDADVRAAVEAAQAAARSEPGKPKVLLVPRIDGAYPSTGVLGTVEQVGRLADGDPGALIRGRGRVKIGAGTTGPGAALWVEGTRVDETVPDPLPGHVAELVKEYKALATSWLRKRGAWQVVDRVQAIDDVSALADNSGYSPFLSTEQKVTLLETADPVARLKLATEQLREHLAEQDVAESIAKDVQEGVDKQQREFLLRRQLEAVRKELRELNGDAKEGEESDDYRTRVEAADLPENVREAALKEVDKLERSSDQSPEGGWIRTWLDTVLELPWNERTEDEYDIQGAKGILDAEHAGLEDVKERITEYLAVRKRRSERGLGVVGGRRGGAVLALVGPPGVGKTSLGESVAHAMGRKFVRVALGGVRDEAEIRGHRRTYVGALPGRIVRAIKEAGSMNPVVLLDEIDKVGSDFRGDPAAALLEVLDPAQNHTFRDHYLEVELDLSDVVFLATANVLEAIPEALLDRMELVRLDGYTEDEKVVIARDHLLPRQLERAGLEKEEVALDESALRKLAGEYTREAGVRNLERAVARLLRKVAAQHELGERVLPFTVTDADLRGLVGRPHHVPESAQDPAERRTAVPGVATGLAVTGAGGDVLFVEASLADPETGAAGLTLTGQLGDVMKESAQIALSFLRSHGAELELPVGDLKDRGVHIHFPAGAVPKDGPSAGVTMTTALASLLSGRLVRTDVAMTGEVSLTGRVLPIGGVKQKLLAAHRAGVTTVIIPKRNEADLDDVPAEVLEKLDVHAVTDVRQVLELALSPAMNGATSEVPVAA
- a CDS encoding lysozyme; translation: MPVHRSGTPNRLRLLAPGTLLAAFSLLCALSAPPSSAADTPARGSARLGMGVLAHDGQAGTPTTGDATQTEGVDVSGYQGNVAWSTLWSSGVKWAYTKATEGTYYTNPYFAQQYNGSYNVGMIRGAYHFATPDTTSGATQANYFVDHGGGWSGDGRTLPGTLDIEWNPYGAACYGKTQSAMVSWISSFLAQYKARTGRDAVIYTATSWWSDCTGNYGGFASANPLWIARYAADPGALPAGWAYYTMWQYTSSGPTVGDHDKFNGGLDRVQALANG
- a CDS encoding MarR family winged helix-turn-helix transcriptional regulator; the protein is MREDRNGGRRPAGLDGPGRGVDQPAAHGGPDPEFLSLERELTVFLRRARANQGEMAREVHPDLESAAYGLLVRLDEWGRQRATELAAYIGVGKATMSRQLRALEELGLVAREPDPADGRAWLVHLTEEGRGRVGQVREARRARYVSELAHWDPHEVAELARLLHQLNLGMEK
- a CDS encoding MarR family transcriptional regulator, whose amino-acid sequence is MDEEFPALERELTLLLRRARASSGEMAREVHPDLEASAYGLLFRLDECGRQRATELAAYIGVGKATMSRQLHALEELGLVAREPDPVDGRAWLVRLTDEGRHRFRTVREARRARYVRELAGWDPREVAELARLLHQLNRGMEK
- a CDS encoding protein phosphatase 2C domain-containing protein is translated as MRTELVSEPGDPARPNEDFASVGLPASGQGGSLVVLDGVTPPPGDDGCLHSVHWFSAHLGGALTELSVSRRDLTLAEILSRSIRRASEAHSDTCDLSHPRTPQATVVLARWSADLVEYLVLSDSALLLESPAGEVTPVLDDRLTRVPRASLASDVIADATVRNKEGGFFTAAADPSVAARAVTGTVPRAEVRALAALTDGATRWVEKFGEGDWGGLFTVVRKEGAQSLVDRVRTLERADAEARARLRRSKTHDDATVVFVEW